TTTCCAGCAGGCTATGAGACAGAACCATTCCCTTGCTCAGAATCTTTTCAGGACTCTCAACACGGTGATGAGAAAAATAAGCGTTCCTCTGCACAGTATCCTAGGCCCCACAATCCGGCTCCTACTCACTGGCTGGCCTCACGCGGGCCAGTTCTCACTGTTTTTCCTGCACTTCCAGCCCCACGTGATACCTGTTCACTGAAGTGCCTCCCTGACGCTTGTCCTCCTGGTCAAGTCCCACTCATTCTTTCAATCTCAGATTGAGGTCAACCTCCAGTTCCCCGATTCCCTCGGGCTTCTCCTCTACTCCCCCTGGAGGAGTAGGTCCACTTGCTGATTCTGACAACTGTCATGCTGTGATACGGTAATTGTTTTCACATGTTTCTCCCAACCAGCAGCACGCACCCTGACAGCAGAAACAAGTCTTTCCATCTCTGCATTCCTCACACCTAACCCAGTAAGCCTTCAAATACAGGTCACAAGAAGACATACGCTTTACCTTATACTCTGTTGATCTAaaggttacatttttttttttagatatttgaAATACAACTTTATTCTGATTCTAAACGAAAAGGAATGGGAATGACAGTAACAAACAAGATTCCACCTCTCAATATTGTCATGTGACTATAGCAGTCTTATATTTGAAACTCAAGGAGGAAacaactgtgttccaaaacaccTAAATATGCAGGTCCAAaaaatgaaggtttttttttttttttaaactgccacATTCACTCCAAAGCCCATCCATCTCCTTCAGCATCCAAAGATTAAGCACATGTTCTGCTTAGCTATATAATAAAGTGGCAAACACGCTGCACCACTGACATCACAGGACAGTTGCCTATAAAACTAGACTTCTGACGCTGGGCCCCAGCTTCACTTTCTCACAGGTCATCATCTTCATCCGGGAGAGCAGTTGTCTGAGCAACCTCTAAATCGTGCTCGTACTGTGCTGCCAAGGCTGGGTCCATGACCACCTCTGGCGGGGCAAGAGCAGGCATGGCGACAAACTCCAAGTTAGGGTCTCCAATCAATTTTCTAGCAAGCCAGAGGAAGGGCTTTTCAAAGTTGTAGTTACTTTTGGCAGAAATGTCATAGTACTGAAGATTCTTCTTTCGGTGGAAGACAATTGACTTTGCCTTAACCTTTCTGTCCTTAATATCCACTTTGTTGCCACACAACACAATTGGGATGTTCTCACACACTCGTACCAGATCTCTATGCCAGTTAGGCACATTCTTGTAAGTAACTCTTGATGTTACATCAAACATTATAATGGCACACTGAGCTTGTATATAATAGCCATCTCTCAGTCCACCAAATTTCTCCTGACCAGCTGTATCCCATACATTGAACTTAATAGGTCCTCTGTTGGTATGGAACACAAGAGGATGGACCTCAACACCCAAGGTAGCTACATACTTCTTCTCAAATTCACCAGTCAGATGACGCTTCACgaatgtagtttttccagtaccaCCATCACCAACCAAAACAAGTTTGAACTGAACTTGGGGTTCTCCTTGGGCAGCCATCGCGATGTTACTTCCAGAAGCGTCTCCGCGCCCGTCTGACTGAGCTAAAGGTTACATTTTTAGAAGACTGATCTGGCAATTATATGAATCAAACTCATCTGTATAAAACTTAAGTCAAATAGTGGGTGATCCAAGGCTGtacagtagggacttccctgatggtccagtggttaagactttgccgtccaatgcagggggtgcaattGGATCCGTGGTCAAGGGAGCTAAGATCTAACATGTCTCATGGTCaataaatcaaaaccaaaacagaagcaatactgtaacaaattcaataaagattttaaaaatggctcatattaaaaaacaatcttataaaaacaaaacaacaacaaaaaacctgtaCAGTACTGCTTATGCCAAGGGCATAATTACTAAAACCACTACCATTCCTTAAAGACATTAACTTATGATCATCTCTAAGTCTGAACTACCCTCCAAATGTCTCACTGAAGACAATGATTTTCTTTTCACATAAGAAtaaatgttattgttgttgttcagttgctaagtcatgtccaactctttgcaaccccacagactgcagcccgtcagactcttctgtccatgggatttcccaggcaagaatactagagtgggttgccatttccttttccaggggatattccagtatccagggatcaaacacaagtctcctgcactggcaaacagattatttttttaacaactgagccatcagggaagccctgagaataAATCTATATTTCTAATAAATAAGATACTTCTATCAAACAGTATAAGAAGTTCCAAAAGAACTGGAACTAGTAATGGCTTACCAATACTAGCATGATCAATAATTGTGTCAATATCTTGTAGACCCCATTTCTTATAAGCTAATGGCGGTGGCTGGATGTTCTCATTGCCTGATGCTGCAGCTGTCAAAGATAAAAATTAGACAAACCAAACTtaaatataatggagaaaatgaaGTTTTACCAAAAATCATCAAAAATATAATAACTTGATTATTCTAAAgtagttaaaaataaagtaatataaaCCATGCATACAGTGAGATTTACTCACACCAAGACAATATAcataaaatgcatatattaaaagACTAACTTGGCTGACATAAGAGATTCTGGAACACTTAAGGAATTAGAAAACACTACTAAAAACTCTAGACTACCATCAAAAATC
The sequence above is drawn from the Dama dama isolate Ldn47 chromosome 14, ASM3311817v1, whole genome shotgun sequence genome and encodes:
- the LOC133069030 gene encoding GTP-binding nuclear protein Ran — translated: MAAQGEPQVQFKLVLVGDGGTGKTTFVKRHLTGEFEKKYVATLGVEVHPLVFHTNRGPIKFNVWDTAGQEKFGGLRDGYYIQAQCAIIMFDVTSRVTYKNVPNWHRDLVRVCENIPIVLCGNKVDIKDRKVKAKSIVFHRKKNLQYYDISAKSNYNFEKPFLWLARKLIGDPNLEFVAMPALAPPEVVMDPALAAQYEHDLEVAQTTALPDEDDDL